GCATCAAAGCGCGAGCCGTCGATATAACAGCGCTCTGCGTCTTTGACATGCTCGTCATCGATGTGCATGGCCAAAACGCTCGCCATCACGATGGCTGATGATGGCTGCACATCGATGATCTGCATAAGCCGACACTCCAGTGCCACGGGACTTTGCTTGATACGGCGTCCTGCAATCCGTGTACAGGGCACCGTTTCGACTCCTGCCTTCTCGAGTTCATCCACGCCTGCCGGAAACGGTACGGCCGTTGTATTCATGGCTTGGGCAAGCGATGCCGTGACCATGTTGATCACGAATTCATTCGTGGCCCGAATGTTCGCCAAGCTGTCCTTGTCGCGCCCTTTGGGACGGCCCATTCCGATGCACACGACAGGCGGGTGTCCGCCGAAGAAGTTGAACAACGAATAGGGCGCGGCGTTGGCGACGCCATTGGCATCCTGGCTGACCACCCAGGCAATCGGTCGCGGCACGATGGAGGAGGACAACAGCTTGTAGCTGCGGCCCAGATCCAGTTGGTCCATATCGAACATCATGATGAATCTGCCTCCAACAGTTAAAAGCACGGGCATGAAATCCCTGATTTCATCGGCCCGCGCACAAGAGTCATCAGTTGGAGCTGATCGTCACGCGTTTGAGGACTTCGGACCAACGCTTCTGATCGTCATCGATCAACTTGTCCAGTCCCTTGCTGTCCGCCTGCAGCGGAATGGCACCCATGTCGGAAATTTTTTGCTGCACTTCAGGGTCCTGCATCACCGCACCCATCTCCTTGCTCAAACGCTCCACGACCTGTTTGGGCGTTTTGACGGGCGCGAAGATACCCATCCAGCTGGATGATTCCGCGCCTTTGATTCCTGCTTCAGCGGCAGTGGGGACATCAGGCAGCGATTTGATGCGCTCACCGTACACGACGGCCAGCGCACGCAGGCGTCCCGACTTGATGAAGTTGGCGGTGGTTGCAGGGTAGTCAAACGCCACCGGAATCGAACCGCCCAGCAGATCCTGCACGGTCGGCGCACTGCCGCGATAGGGGATGTGGGTCATCTTGATTCCGGCGACGTCCTGGAACAGCTCACCCGTGAGATTGGCAGCGGAGCCATTGCCAGCCGTTCCGTAACTCAGCTTGCCGGGATTGGCCTTCGCATAGGCGACCAGATCGGCCAGGGTCTTGTAGGGCGCATCGGCACGAACCACGATGACCGTGGCCGCATCGATGAATCCGTACACCGATGCGAAATCGCTCGCGGGAGGGATCTTCACGTCCTTCTGGATCATCGCATTGGTGACTTGCGTTCCGCGCGTTCCCATGAACAGCGTGTACCCGTCGGGCTTGGCGCGCGATGCGTATTCGGCACCGACCGCACCTCCTGCGCCCGGACGGTTGTCGATCACAATGGGTTGACCCAGACGTTCGGACAGCTTCTTGGCGACAAGGCGTCCAGAAGTGTCGGTGATGCCTGCGGCTGTATAGGGGATCACCAGTGTGATCGGCTTATCCGGATAGGTCTGCGCGGTGGCGAACTGAGCCATGCCCAGCAGGAACAAAGCAGAGTAAACAAGCTTCTTCATTCAAATGTCTCCTTTTTTGATAGTCAAGTCTTCACGGGTGGGAAGTCGGATGCCAAGCGCGCTCGCGTGGTGTCACCAAGCGGCTTGAAGAATCTCCAGTGCGTCGGATGCACTTCGTACAGGGCGTGGGTTGTGCCGCATGCCAGGGTCATGCAGGCTTTTCTGCGCGATATCGGGTAGCTCGTCTTTTGCGACACCCATCTCACGCAGTTGTGTCGGCAGCCCCAGCTTTTTCACCAGTTGCTCTACCCAGGTGCCGAGATCCGCATGTGATTCGCCGATAGCCGACATCACGTGCGACTGCTGAGCGTGGTTGGAACTGGCGTTCCAGCGAAGCACGGGAGCCAGCAGCGCGCATGAGGTCAGGCCATGTGCAATGCCCGCATGCGCGCCCAGTACATGGCCGAGTGCATGACTCGCGCCAGTCTTCACCCCAGCAGCACCGCCCGCGATCGAGAGCCAAGATGCCAGTTGGCATTGCTGGCGCGCGTGAAGGTCGTCCGGATTGCTGCGCACCACGGGCAGCGCTTGTGAAAGCATGCGCAGAGCGTGGATGCTCAAGGCATCCGACATCGGGTGACTGGTGAGCGACACGAGTCTTTCCACCGCATGGTCGATGGCTTTCACACCGCTCGCGAGAAAAGTTGCCAACGGAAATTCCAACGTCAGCGCGGGGTCGAGAATCACGCAGCGTGGTGTCATCGCCGCATGCGCGATGATGTTCTTGATCTTGCGATCGGGATCGCTCACGCCTGCGAACCAAGTGAACTCGGCGGCCGACAGGGTCTGCGGAATGGCGGTGATGCGCAACCATGGGTCATCGCCCGCGGCATGTCGGCTCGGATCGACATGACTCAGGTTCTGAGGAGCGAGCAATGGCGCGATATCCGTTGGATTGCGTGATTGCACCAGCAGCGCGATCGCCTTGGCTGCATCCATGACCGAGCCTCCACCGAATGCGACCAGATGGTCTGCATTGAGTCGATTCGCCATGAGAGCACCCTCGCGAACGCATTGCACTGGCACATGCGGCAGCGCACCACAGAAGTCGCCCACATGGCGATCTCCAAGCGCAATGCGCAGTCGATGCAACGTCTCCGATTCCTGCGCTCGCGGTGAGGCAATGACCAGCACCCGCTTGGCGTCCACCATCAGCACCTCGTCCAGAACGGCTTGCTCGAATGCCTGACCGTGCACCACTCGTTCGAGCAGCGTGTGCCGATACGCGCCTGCAGGCAGGGGCGGAATGATGGGCGTGTTCATGGCGCTGCCGTATTGCTGCCGCTCACGTCGGACATGCCGGCAAGCTGCACGGGAAAGCGCAGAAATCCACTCCCGTCATGCGCCTGCAATTGGCGACCGGCTGCGGCGCTTTCCCGCAGCAAGCCGGACGGCCGCACCAGCAGCATGACAGGCACATCTGCGGCCACCAGCGCGGCATGGAGTTCCGCACTGCCCATCGTCTGAACACGCTCTGCAATCGCCTTCCGAATTGCGCTGGCATGGTGGGCTCGGTGCTCATAATCCATGAACGCCGGGGCCGCGAATTCCGATAGCTTCAACACGTCGACCAGGCGTTGCCAGAAATGGTTTTCCAGCGCGCAAATCGTGATTTCCTGGTTGTCCTGGCAGCGGAAAACGCCGTAGGCAGGTTTGTCGAGCACATCCTTGCGCTGCTGTGCCACGGTGTCGAGACCTTGCGCTGCAAAGCTTCCCAGACGCGGATTCATCCAGTGCGCAAGGCAGTCCGCAAGGGCCACGTCCAGATACTGGCCCTTGCCTGTCTGGGCGCGTTGGAACAGTGCTGCCAGCACGGCGCTCAGACCGTACATGGAGCCGCACAGGTCCGCCACAGGCAGCCCAAAGACATGCTCTGGTCTGCCATCGGGCAGACCGGACAGCACGAGCGCGCCGCTGGCCGCCTGATAGTTGAGGTCGTGGCCGGGCCACAAGGCTCGCACTCCTGTCTGACCGTAGCCACTGAGTGAAGCGTAGATCAGTTTGGGATACCTGGCGCTGAGCGAGGCGTAGTCCAAACCGAGTCGCTTCATCACGCCGGGACGATAGGCTTCGAGCACGACGTCCGCGGTTTGGAGCAATTGCTCAACCTGCTCGCGCCCTTGAGCCGACTTGAGATCGATCTGGATGCTTTCCTTGCCACGGTTGGCCGCGTGGAACACACCGGGAGCCATCAGACGTGCGTTGTCGCCATGCGGAGGACGTTCGACCTTGATCACCGTTGCGCCCATTTCCACGAGGTTCTGCGACAGGAACGGTCCCGGCAGAAGCTCCGTGAAATCCAGAATACGGATGCCTTGAAGTGGTGCCATGTCGTTCAATCAATAACCGCTGGTTGCCTTGACGTTGCGAGGATCCTGGTCGAGCACCAGATCCCACAGCTCTTGTCCCGTTGGCGATTCGACTTCTTCGCGGATGTGGGCGACCAACCCTGCGGCGCGACCGACCAGCATCAGTCCTCTGCCGAAGATGCCATCCAGACCCATGTCAGCGATGATCGCGCCCAGTGCGCCCGCACCGTTCAAAGGCAGACGCTTGCCGCGCTCCTGCTCCAACACCACGGGGATGGCAAGTGCCAGGCGCCAGTGCTTGCCGAAATAGCCGTGCTGTTCGGAGATGTCACGCAGCACCGGAACGCGCGGATCGCCGTGCACATGGATGTTGTGACCAAGGCCCGAGATCGGCGTGCGGCTCGCGCGGTACTCACGCACCAGTTGGCGTGCGCACTCCATCACGGCCTCGTCGCTCGCGTTGTCGTCCAGTTCAGCAGCGCCCTTCTTGTACATCTCGGCCACGTTCTGGACGGTTCCCAAAAAGCGGCTGCCAGCACCCAACAGACCTGCCGCAACCGCGCCTTGCACCGACTCGGGCGCACCCAGAAAGGTCAGCCGTGCCGACAGTGCGCTGGGCGTGAGGCCGTGATCGGCGGCTGCGACCAGAATCAGATTGGCCATGGCCTTCTCGCGCGGCTCGGGCATGCGCGAGAAGTTGAGCCAGTAGATCATGTCGATGAAGTCGAAATTCCCGAAAATCTCCGTGGACAGATTCTTGCCGCGCACCGTGATGACGTCGGGCGTCGTGTAGCCGATTTCTGTTTTGACTGCCATGTTTCTTTACTCCGATGTGTTCTTGACTGACTCTTCGATGATCACAACCGCATCCAGCGGGATCGCGCCTTGACCTTGGGTTCCGACCCAGACCGGGTTGAGGTCGATTTCCTGCACATGAGGGTTGGCGATGACGAATTCCGACACCTTGAGAAGCAGCGCCTGCAAGGCCCTGAGATCACATTTCGGCTTGCCGCGTGCGCCGTCGAGCAGCGGAAAGCACTGCACCTCGCGCACCATCGCCTCGCATGTCGATGGCGTGAGCGGCAGCATGCGGCGGCTGATGTCCTTGAACACTTCCACATAGATGCCGCCCAGACCAAAACTCATGATCGGGCCGAACACTTCATCGCGCTGCACACCCACGAACACTTCCATGCCGCCAGCACCAGCCATGCGCTCGATCAGCAAACCATCGATGCTGGCGTGCGGAGCCTTTTCCTTCACCGAGTTCAGAATGCCTTCGCATGCCGCGCGCACTGCCTGCGCATCGGCCAGCCCCACGACCACGCCACCCACTTCGGATTTGTGAGCGATCTGCGGACTCACGATCTTGGCGACCACGGGATAGCCCATCTTGTCTGCAAGACGCACGGCCTCATCGACATTGGCGGCCACCGCACGGTCCATGAACGAGATGCCCGCATCCGACAGCAACTGCTTGCCTTCGGCTTCCGTCAAAGTGCGCGTTGGAGCTGCTGCGCCAGTGCGTGGCTCGCTGACAGGCTGCGGAACGAATGCAGGATCGCGCTGCTTCATCCAGCGCCCCCACTCGATCCAATGCCCAATGGCCTTTACCGCATTGTTCAGAGAACGGGATGGGACCAGACCCGCTTTCACCAGCGCGTGATAACCGTCGCCCAGACGATCGCTCATCCACACGGGGAGAATCGGCACATCGGTATTGGCCTGCACGCGCACCGCGCTTTCGGCGTTGTCGCGCATGACCTTGCCGTAGTCAAGCGGGAAGGTGTAGAGCACCAAACCCACATCCGGATCCTGGACGATGGCTTCCAACGTGTCATCCACGAGGCGTGAGTTGGTGAAGATTTCCGTTCCCACATCCACCGGATTGCCGATGGCGGCATAGTCCGGCAGCACCGCTTGCAAGCGCTGAGTCGTGCGTGGCTCGAATTCGGAGAGCTTCAACCCCGCGCTGCCGACCTTGTCTGCCGCAAGCGTGACCGCACCACCCGAGGGGCCGTAGATCACCAGATTTTCCTTGCCCGTCGGGAGCTGACGAGCCAGCAACCATGCGGTATCGACCAGCTCGTCCATGTCGTCCACTTCGATGACACCGAGCTGCTTGAGCACCACACTGTTGATTTGCGCTGACCCTGTGATGGAGGCCGTGTGCGACTGCGCCGCGCGAATGCCGTACTCCGACTTGCCGACCTTGAGTGCCACGACCGGCTTGCCCTTGGCGGCCGCATGCTGCACGGCCGCGACGAACTTCTCGCCACTCTTGAAGCCCTCGATCACCGTGATGATGACCTTCACATCGGGTGCATCGGCCATGTAGTGGATGAAGTCGCTCACCTCCAGATCCGCCTGATTGCCGGAAGACGCCCAAGCCGCCACGCCAATGCCGCGTTCCATGGACTGCATGACGGTGCGACCCAAGCCACCGCCCTGCGTTGCCAGACCAATGGGGCCGGGAGTCAAATCGAGACGGAAGGCGGGCGAGAACGACATGCCGATCTTGGCATTGATGTTGTTGAGGCCAGGGCAGTTCGGACCATAGATGCGCATGCCACTGCGTTCGGCGATGGCGCGCATCTGCGCTTCGACTTGCTTGCCCGCTTCGCCCGTCTCACCGAACCCGGAAGTCAGCACGATGGCGAACTTGGCACCCTTCGCCGCGCAATCTTCCAATGCTGCGATGGCCGATTTGGCCGGCACGGTGATGATGGCCACATCGGGCGCTTCGGGCAGATCGCGTACCGACGCATAGCAGGGAAGCCCCCTGATTTCCGTCTTGGTGGGGTTGATCAGATAGAGCGGTCCCTTCAGGTTGGAGACATCCAGCAGGTTCTCCAACGTACGTCCGCCCACGCTGTCGCTGCGACTTGACGCGCCCACCAGCGCAATCGAGCGCGGATTGAACAGAAGATGCAGATCCGAAAAAAGACTGGGTTTATCCGTCATGTTCATACCGCCTCCCTGCGCTTGAACAGCATGCTCACCATGCATTCGACAACGACCTCGCCACGCTGATTCACAGCGCTGCGCCGAAACTTCACCACCCCGCGATCGGGCTTGGACGAAGGACGCGCCTCCACCACTTCGATGTCCACCGTGATCGTGTCGTCTGCAAAGGTCGGCTTGAGAAATCGGCACTCCGTGCCCAACAGCGCCAACATGGAAGGCTCCAGCAGTTGGTTGATGATGGTGCGGGTGTTGAGCCCTGCCATGTACGACACCACCAGCAGACCGTGTGCGATCCGTTGACCGAACGGACCGCTTCGGGCCGCTTCGTCATCGACGTGAGCGCGGTTCATGTCACCCGTCAATGCGGCGAACGAGACGATGTCCGCTTCGGTAATGGTGCGCGAGGACGTCCGGTACTTGAAGCCCATGGGCAGGTCTTCCCAGAAGTAGTGGCCGGGGGCGATGTCATCCAGCGCCCGCCGGGCTGAATCGATGTTCTGTTCTTGTGACATGCAATACCTCAGACGATGGCCGACATGCCGAGCAGACTGCGCCCGATGATGAGCGTCTGGATCTCCGTCGTGCCTTCGGGAATCGTGCCCCCGCGCGTATCACGGAAGATGCGCTCGATGGGGTAGCCCACCGCGTATCCCTGTCCCCCGTGGACCTGTAGTGCCATGTTCGCCACTTCGTGTGCAGCCTCGGTGGCATACAGCTTGGCGATGGCGCATTCCATCGTGGCCCGGCCTTGCTGCATGGCGCACGACGCCTGGTAGGCCAGTGCACGTGCGGCATTCACGCGCATGGTCATGTCAACAATGTGCTTTTGCACGAGCTGGAAACTGCCGATCGGCTTGCCGAACTGCACGCGATTCTTCGCGAAGTCGGTCGCCAGATCGAGTGCCGATTGCGCCGCGCCCACCGCACCGTGTGCGATGTGCAGGCGTCCCGCATCGAGACCCGCCAGCGTCACGCGCATGGCCTCTCCTTCTTCGCCCAGCAAGTTCTCACGCGGCACCTTCACATCGTAAAAGCCCAGCTCGGCTGTGCCGGTGCAGCGCAGCACCATGGTTTCCACAGAGCGGCGCTCGAACGGCGACTCCTTGGCATCCACAATGAACAGCGAGAGCTTGCCATCGCAATCCGGGCTGTAGGTGCGTGCAACGACGATGCCGATGTCACCCCACAGGCCGTTGCTGATCCACAGCTTGCGACCACTGATGACATAGTGATCGCCCTTGAGCTCAGCACGCGTCTGTACGGCAGCAGGGTTCGAGCCCACATTCGGCTCGGTGATGGCCGTGAAGATGGAGCTCTTGCCTTCGATGAGCGGCTGGAGGTACTTTTCCTTCTGCTCGGGCGTGCCCTTGTTGGCCAGCATCAGCATCGGCACGTTGGTGCAGTTGAGCATGGTGCGCAACGACAGCCAGTGATAGCCCAGTTCGCCAAACATCATCGACCAGGTCACATAGTCGATGCCCAAACCCCCGTCCGACTCGGGCAGCACACCGCCCATGAAGCCGAACTCGGCAAGCTTGGGGAACAGTTCAAATGGGAACCGACGGTTGG
The window above is part of the Diaphorobacter sp. HDW4B genome. Proteins encoded here:
- a CDS encoding flavin reductase family protein, which translates into the protein MMFDMDQLDLGRSYKLLSSSIVPRPIAWVVSQDANGVANAAPYSLFNFFGGHPPVVCIGMGRPKGRDKDSLANIRATNEFVINMVTASLAQAMNTTAVPFPAGVDELEKAGVETVPCTRIAGRRIKQSPVALECRLMQIIDVQPSSAIVMASVLAMHIDDEHVKDAERCYIDGSRFDAIGRMESPGWYTKTGDRFVMPQLSVQEWEALDDKLQNVCITPR
- a CDS encoding tripartite tricarboxylate transporter substrate binding protein — translated: MKKLVYSALFLLGMAQFATAQTYPDKPITLVIPYTAAGITDTSGRLVAKKLSERLGQPIVIDNRPGAGGAVGAEYASRAKPDGYTLFMGTRGTQVTNAMIQKDVKIPPASDFASVYGFIDAATVIVVRADAPYKTLADLVAYAKANPGKLSYGTAGNGSAANLTGELFQDVAGIKMTHIPYRGSAPTVQDLLGGSIPVAFDYPATTANFIKSGRLRALAVVYGERIKSLPDVPTAAEAGIKGAESSSWMGIFAPVKTPKQVVERLSKEMGAVMQDPEVQQKISDMGAIPLQADSKGLDKLIDDDQKRWSEVLKRVTISSN
- a CDS encoding iron-containing alcohol dehydrogenase, yielding MNTPIIPPLPAGAYRHTLLERVVHGQAFEQAVLDEVLMVDAKRVLVIASPRAQESETLHRLRIALGDRHVGDFCGALPHVPVQCVREGALMANRLNADHLVAFGGGSVMDAAKAIALLVQSRNPTDIAPLLAPQNLSHVDPSRHAAGDDPWLRITAIPQTLSAAEFTWFAGVSDPDRKIKNIIAHAAMTPRCVILDPALTLEFPLATFLASGVKAIDHAVERLVSLTSHPMSDALSIHALRMLSQALPVVRSNPDDLHARQQCQLASWLSIAGGAAGVKTGASHALGHVLGAHAGIAHGLTSCALLAPVLRWNASSNHAQQSHVMSAIGESHADLGTWVEQLVKKLGLPTQLREMGVAKDELPDIAQKSLHDPGMRHNPRPVRSASDALEILQAAW
- a CDS encoding CaiB/BaiF CoA-transferase family protein: MAPLQGIRILDFTELLPGPFLSQNLVEMGATVIKVERPPHGDNARLMAPGVFHAANRGKESIQIDLKSAQGREQVEQLLQTADVVLEAYRPGVMKRLGLDYASLSARYPKLIYASLSGYGQTGVRALWPGHDLNYQAASGALVLSGLPDGRPEHVFGLPVADLCGSMYGLSAVLAALFQRAQTGKGQYLDVALADCLAHWMNPRLGSFAAQGLDTVAQQRKDVLDKPAYGVFRCQDNQEITICALENHFWQRLVDVLKLSEFAAPAFMDYEHRAHHASAIRKAIAERVQTMGSAELHAALVAADVPVMLLVRPSGLLRESAAAGRQLQAHDGSGFLRFPVQLAGMSDVSGSNTAAP
- a CDS encoding citryl-CoA lyase, with product MAVKTEIGYTTPDVITVRGKNLSTEIFGNFDFIDMIYWLNFSRMPEPREKAMANLILVAAADHGLTPSALSARLTFLGAPESVQGAVAAGLLGAGSRFLGTVQNVAEMYKKGAAELDDNASDEAVMECARQLVREYRASRTPISGLGHNIHVHGDPRVPVLRDISEQHGYFGKHWRLALAIPVVLEQERGKRLPLNGAGALGAIIADMGLDGIFGRGLMLVGRAAGLVAHIREEVESPTGQELWDLVLDQDPRNVKATSGY
- a CDS encoding acetate--CoA ligase family protein: MTDKPSLFSDLHLLFNPRSIALVGASSRSDSVGGRTLENLLDVSNLKGPLYLINPTKTEIRGLPCYASVRDLPEAPDVAIITVPAKSAIAALEDCAAKGAKFAIVLTSGFGETGEAGKQVEAQMRAIAERSGMRIYGPNCPGLNNINAKIGMSFSPAFRLDLTPGPIGLATQGGGLGRTVMQSMERGIGVAAWASSGNQADLEVSDFIHYMADAPDVKVIITVIEGFKSGEKFVAAVQHAAAKGKPVVALKVGKSEYGIRAAQSHTASITGSAQINSVVLKQLGVIEVDDMDELVDTAWLLARQLPTGKENLVIYGPSGGAVTLAADKVGSAGLKLSEFEPRTTQRLQAVLPDYAAIGNPVDVGTEIFTNSRLVDDTLEAIVQDPDVGLVLYTFPLDYGKVMRDNAESAVRVQANTDVPILPVWMSDRLGDGYHALVKAGLVPSRSLNNAVKAIGHWIEWGRWMKQRDPAFVPQPVSEPRTGAAAPTRTLTEAEGKQLLSDAGISFMDRAVAANVDEAVRLADKMGYPVVAKIVSPQIAHKSEVGGVVVGLADAQAVRAACEGILNSVKEKAPHASIDGLLIERMAGAGGMEVFVGVQRDEVFGPIMSFGLGGIYVEVFKDISRRMLPLTPSTCEAMVREVQCFPLLDGARGKPKCDLRALQALLLKVSEFVIANPHVQEIDLNPVWVGTQGQGAIPLDAVVIIEESVKNTSE
- a CDS encoding MaoC/PaaZ C-terminal domain-containing protein, with product MSQEQNIDSARRALDDIAPGHYFWEDLPMGFKYRTSSRTITEADIVSFAALTGDMNRAHVDDEAARSGPFGQRIAHGLLVVSYMAGLNTRTIINQLLEPSMLALLGTECRFLKPTFADDTITVDIEVVEARPSSKPDRGVVKFRRSAVNQRGEVVVECMVSMLFKRREAV
- a CDS encoding acyl-CoA dehydrogenase family protein; translated protein: MNFDLTSEQLELQGQLRRFMQREVTPLIDECEANRRFPFELFPKLAEFGFMGGVLPESDGGLGIDYVTWSMMFGELGYHWLSLRTMLNCTNVPMLMLANKGTPEQKEKYLQPLIEGKSSIFTAITEPNVGSNPAAVQTRAELKGDHYVISGRKLWISNGLWGDIGIVVARTYSPDCDGKLSLFIVDAKESPFERRSVETMVLRCTGTAELGFYDVKVPRENLLGEEGEAMRVTLAGLDAGRLHIAHGAVGAAQSALDLATDFAKNRVQFGKPIGSFQLVQKHIVDMTMRVNAARALAYQASCAMQQGRATMECAIAKLYATEAAHEVANMALQVHGGQGYAVGYPIERIFRDTRGGTIPEGTTEIQTLIIGRSLLGMSAIV